The Nocardia sp. NBC_01503 sequence CATCGCCGATGGTTTCCGCGGTCCACCCCTCCAAGGCGGGTTCGAGCATGGCCAGGTTCGTCTTCCCACACGAGGAGGGGAACGCCGCGGCGATGTAGTGCACCTGCCGCTCGGGTGAGGTGATTTCGAGGATGAGCATGTGCGCGACCAGCCAGCCCTCGGCACGAGCGATAGCCGACGCGATGCGCGGTGGAAAGCGCTTCGTGCCCAGTAACATGTGCCCGCTGACGCCATAGCTCCAGATCGTGCGTTCCTGCGGGAAGTAGGAGAAGTATTCGGTGTGATCGCAAGGCCACGGCACGTCGCGCTGTCCCGGTTTCAACGGTGCGCCGACCGAGTGCAGACAGCGGAAGAACTCGGTGCCAGGCGTCAGCCGCTCCCACACCGTGGCCCCCGAACGGGACATGGAGTGCATGGACGCCGCAACATATTCCGAATCTGTGATCTGCACACCGTATTTCGGCTCGTCGGCATCGAGCGGGCCCAAACAGAACGCGATCACATACAGGGTGCGCCCGGCCATGGCGCCGCGGTACTCCTGCGTCATCCGGACCTTCATGTCCACCGGGTCCATCCAGTTGTTCGTCGGCCCGGCATCGACCTCGGCGTAGGAACAGATGAACGTTCGGTCCTCGATCCGGGCGATATCGACGGAATCCGAAACGCACTCGAACGAATCACGCTTCCCCGGCAACCGACCGAAAGCACCAATTTCAACGAGATGCGCTGTCAGCGTGTGCCATTCGTCCGCGGATCCGTCGCACCACACCACCCGATCGGGCTCGGTGATTCCCGCGACGCCGTCGACCCAGTCGGCGATCCCGGTATGACGACAAGGGGTGCGGTCCATCCCCGGGACGGTCGAAACGGTCACGAGGTGTTTTCCTTTGCCAAAGTCCCGCTCACGTGCTGGGCGACGGCCGAAGCCAGCAGTCGATGGTGCGGGTCCGGCCGTATTCGCCCGGCGGGCGTGATCAGTGCGATGGCCCGAGCTGCCGCGGCCAGCGCATCGACGGTCAACACTCGGCAGTCGTGCCCACACAGGCTGCTGAGCAACCCGGGAAGGACGAGAGCCGTCAGATCGAACAGATCAGCCGGGAGGTTCACCGTGCGCCCGGGCGCCACCTGGGCAGACGACGTACCGATCAGATCGATCAGCACATCGTGAAACGACATCAATCGGCGCAACTGGATCGTATGCGCTTCACGCCGATCGAAACTGGTGACGGTCGCGACACCGACGCGGCCCAGCACCGACCCGAGGCGCGGCACGGCATCGGCGCCGATCACCATCACCCGACCCAATGCCGGGCGAACCCTCCGGGCATGCAGCGTGGTCACCGCGGCGGCGGCCAGCGCGGCGGCGGTGACATCGAGTTCGGTCACGACCAGCGGCCCCGCCGCAACAGTCACCGCCTCCTGTAATGCCGTCGATTCGGAGGGCCTCAATCCGGTGACGAACACCGCCGACGCCCGCGCGGACAAGGCGGTGACCCGCGTCGCGACCGCGGGTATGTCCCGGTCGGTCTGCGGGAACGCCAGCACGCGCAGCGCGGTGTGCGCACTGATCAACGCGGTGTAGTCCTCCATCGCCTCCCAGCACGACCGCGCCATCCGATCGCCCCGACCGCGACCGGATGGCTGCCATACCCCAATCACCCCGACATCAACCCCGGTCGAACGCGACGCGCCGGACATGGGGGTGCCGTCTTCGGGCGTGGGATCGGCGGTCACCGTGGATGCATCTCCCGTCTATACGAGGTTCGCATTTTAGAAGTTATGCAAGTAGAGACTAGCTGCTGCCTATCGGATCCGACTCATCGGGTTCGACGATCAGCGCCAACGGATGGAAATCCGCTGATCACTCGGGAGAACCGGTCTCCTCGAAGAACTCACGGCCGCCGACATGCGGCCCGCTCGATTGTTATGGTGATGCGATGGCGCCATCCAAGATCGTGATCATCGGCGGTGGTTTCGCGGGTGTCGAATGCGCCCGGTATCTGGAACGCCAGCTGAAGCCGGAAGAGGCGTTCATCCAACTCATCACGCCCGTAGCGGGATTGCTCTATCTGCCGCTGCTGCCGCAGGTGGCATCGGGCGTACTCAATCCGCGGTCGGTCTCGGTCTCGCTGCGAAGGGTCTTGCGGCGCACCGAAGTTGTGCCGGGCACCGCCATCGGGGTGGAGCCGAAGACCCGGCAGGTCATCGTGCGGCGGCCGACGGGCGGCGAATTCGCGCTCGGCTACGACCATCTCGCACTCGTCCCGGGCAGCATCACCCGCGTACTCGACGTCCCCGGCCTGGATAAGCACGGGTTCGGTATGAAGACCCTCGCCGAGGCGATGCATTTGCGCGATCACGTACTGCGGCAACTGGATATCGCGGCCGTGCGCGGTGAGGAGGACGAGGATCGGGAGCGGCTCAACTTCGTCACCATCGGCGCGGGATACGCCGGTACCGAAACCGCCGCCGTGCTCAACAAAGTCACCCAGGCCGCGGCCCGCCGCTACTTCCCGCGACTGAACCCGGACATGGTGCGCTGGCATCTGGTCACCCACGGGGACCGGATCATGCCCGAACTCGGCGAGCGACTCGGCGTGGAGGTGAAACGGATTCTGGCCGAACGCGGTATCGAATTGATCTCCGGCGCTTCGGCCCAGACGGTCACCGCCAACGGCGTCACACTCACCAATGGCCGCTACATACCGACTCGCACACTGGTGTGGACCGCGGGTGTCGCACCCAGCCCGCTGGCCAGACATCTGGGCGCGGCCACCACGAAGGGCCGCATTGTCGCCGCGGCCGATCTCACCGTGCCGGGCCTGGACGGGGTGTGGGCGTGCGGCGACGCGGCCGCGGTCCCCGACCTGACCGAGGGCGACGGCAAGATCTGCGCACCCACCGCACAGCACGCCATGCGCCAGGGCAAGCACCTCGCCAAGAACCTGCTGGCGACTTTGCGCGGCGGGAAGGTCGAACCGTACCGACATCCGGACCTGGGCATGGTGGTCGACCTCGGCGGCCGTGACGCCGTTGCCCGCCCGCTGAAGATCGGATTGCGTGGCATACCGGCACAATTCGCGGCCCGCGGCTATCACCTGATGGCGCTGCGCACCGTCGTCGCGCGTGCCCGGGTCGCCTTCGACTGGACCGTGCACGGCCTCAGCGG is a genomic window containing:
- a CDS encoding phosphoenolpyruvate carboxykinase (GTP), which codes for MTVSTVPGMDRTPCRHTGIADWVDGVAGITEPDRVVWCDGSADEWHTLTAHLVEIGAFGRLPGKRDSFECVSDSVDIARIEDRTFICSYAEVDAGPTNNWMDPVDMKVRMTQEYRGAMAGRTLYVIAFCLGPLDADEPKYGVQITDSEYVAASMHSMSRSGATVWERLTPGTEFFRCLHSVGAPLKPGQRDVPWPCDHTEYFSYFPQERTIWSYGVSGHMLLGTKRFPPRIASAIARAEGWLVAHMLILEITSPERQVHYIAAAFPSSCGKTNLAMLEPALEGWTAETIGDGMAWLRFGADGRLCAVDPEAGFSGGARGPCVHTYSPPVAAITGGTSKSTNGVPISAIFFGGRRATTVPLVTESFNWRHGVFLASILSSETTGAATGSVDIVRRDPMAMLPFLGYHVGDYLRHWLDVGAGMSARKLPKIFYVNWFRRADDGTFLWPGYGENVRVLKWALQRIAGAADAQRTPVGFVPTLESLDLEGLDIESAKVLAALAVDPAEWAAETWSIGDWYSSIGATKLPFPLRRELAALKRRLAEVMSTEKESDR
- a CDS encoding NAD(P)/FAD-dependent oxidoreductase translates to MAPSKIVIIGGGFAGVECARYLERQLKPEEAFIQLITPVAGLLYLPLLPQVASGVLNPRSVSVSLRRVLRRTEVVPGTAIGVEPKTRQVIVRRPTGGEFALGYDHLALVPGSITRVLDVPGLDKHGFGMKTLAEAMHLRDHVLRQLDIAAVRGEEDEDRERLNFVTIGAGYAGTETAAVLNKVTQAAARRYFPRLNPDMVRWHLVTHGDRIMPELGERLGVEVKRILAERGIELISGASAQTVTANGVTLTNGRYIPTRTLVWTAGVAPSPLARHLGAATTKGRIVAAADLTVPGLDGVWACGDAAAVPDLTEGDGKICAPTAQHAMRQGKHLAKNLLATLRGGKVEPYRHPDLGMVVDLGGRDAVARPLKIGLRGIPAQFAARGYHLMALRTVVARARVAFDWTVHGLSGDDFLRIGYGDYDAHTIGGFEQTGCYLPADEVPVALRAICETD